A single genomic interval of Mustela nigripes isolate SB6536 chromosome 7, MUSNIG.SB6536, whole genome shotgun sequence harbors:
- the LOC132022408 gene encoding GDNF family receptor alpha-4-like, translating to MPAGHALEPHSALLRFRAPRAFRGRGRGTRGKRAGKAPRELQLPAAPSGSPGSAGRNRCLDAAEACTADARCERLRTEYVAQCLGRVGAGGCPRARCRRALRRFFARGPPALTHALLFCPCATAACAERRRQTFVPACAFAGPGPAPPSCLAPLDACEHSRICRPRLLAFQASCSPAPSAPDGCLLDEAPSCLRAYAGLVGTAVTPNYVDNASARVAPWCDCGASGNRREECEDFRGLFTRNRCLDGAIQAFDSGWSPILKNQPDVRQDPEHSLLQPLL from the exons ATGCCAGCCGGTCACGCCTTGGAGCCACACTCTGCGCTCCTCCGATTCCGCGCGCCCCGCGCCTTCAGAGGGCGTGGCCGGGGGACGCGGGGGAAGCGCGCTGGTAAGGCTCCCCGAGAACTGCAGCTGCCCGCCGCTCCCTCAGGGTCACCTGGCTCGGCCGGACGGAACCGATGCCTGGACGCGGCCGAGGCGTGTACGGCGGACGCGCGGTGCGAGCGGCTGCGCACCGAGTACGTGGCTCAGTGCTTGGGTCGGGTCGGGGCCGGAGGCTGCCCCCGCGCCCGCTGCCGCCGCGCCCTGCGCCGCTTCTTCGCCCGCGGGCCTCCCGCGCTCACCCACGCGCTGCTCTTCTGCCCGTGCGCCACCGCCGCGTGCGCCGAGCGCCGGCGCCAGACCTTCGTGCCAGCCTGCGCCTTCGCGGGGCCCGGGCCAGCGCCGCCCTCCTGCCTCGCACCCTTAGACGCCTGCGAACACAGCCGGATCTGCCG GCCCCGCCTCCTGGCCTTCCAGGCCTCCTGCTCGCCCGCCCCCAGCGCCCCCGACGGCTGCCTGCTGGATGAGGCCCCCAGCTGCCTGCGTGCCTACGCAGGCCTCGTGG GCACCGCCGTCACTCCCAACTATGTGGACAACGCGAGCGCGCGCGTGGCGCCTTGGTGCGACTGCGGAGCCAGCGGAAACCGGCGTGAGGAGTGCGAAGACTTCCGGGGGCTCTTCACCAGGAACCGCTGCTTGG ATGGTGCCATACAGGCCTTTGACAGTGGGTGGTCTCCAATCCTGAAGAACCAGCCAGATGTCCGCCAGGACCCTGAGCACAGCCTCCTGCAA CCCCTGCTCTGA